The nucleotide sequence AGCTCCCGGATCACCGCGTCGAACCCACTCAGCCGCTGCACCACTCCGCCCCTAGCCTGGCCCGCGGCTGAGGAGGGGCTGGGGGGCGAAGGGCTGGCCTGGGCCGCTGGGACGCCTGGCCCGGCGCTAGCACCCCGCAGGCCGGAGCGGGAGGAGGGACCAGGAGTGGACGTGGGGCTCGTGGGGGTAGGGGAGGAGGTTGGACGCGCGGGCTGGGGGGAGGCAGGAGTGAGTGTGCGGGAAGTCCCCTGCACGGGCTGCGGGGCAGGGCCCACCCGCAGGTCGGGGGTGAGCCACAGGGCGTACTCCGCTAGGTCCCGTACCGTGGCTGGGTGCTGGCTCAGGAACTCCCGCACCTTGCGCACCGCTTCCGGCGCGGTGCGCTCCAGGGTCTCCCGGAGGTTCCGCTGGTCCTCCGTGAGGGTCGCTGCGGCCCGATCCCCGAGGCTCACGAGATAGGCTAGGAACACCGCGTACACCCGCTCGTCCGGACCCGCGAACACCCGGCCTCGCAGCAGGCCCTCGATCACCGCACCGGCCTGGAGGATGGAACCCGTGGTGAACCGCAGGGTATAGGGCTGCTGCAGGTCGTTTCCGGCCAGGTCCCGGCCCGTGACGGTGACGGTGTAGGGGGTGTTGGGCCGGAGGTCGGAGGGGACGAAGGTCACGGTCCGGTTCCCGTTAGACCAGGTGGGGGCCCCCAGGGTGAGACTGGGGTTCGCGCGCAGCTGCACGGTGTTCGTAGCCATGGGCTCGCTGAAGGTAATGGTGATCCGGGCCTCCGTGACGTTCTGGGCCTCGTTCGCGGGCTCCGTGGCCGTCACCGCGGGCGGGATCCGGTCCGTGGCCGTTCCCCGGATCAGGTTGGACTCCGCGCACCCCACCAGGAGCGCCGCGGACAGGACCAGTGCCAACCACCGCATCGGTGCACCTCCTCAGGGAGCCTGGAGGGTGATCTCCACCCCCACGACGTCGTAAGCCGGCGGGGCGTTCCCCGCTTGCGCCTCCCTCTGCACCATCACATCCCGACCCGGGTCGAAGGAAACAAACCCCAGGGAATCCTCCACCCCACGTCCCAGGGCGTCCAGGGGCCGGTTCCACCGGTCGGTGGTGACCACGTTGACCTTCACGGGTCCCTGCAGCCG is from Armatimonadota bacterium and encodes:
- a CDS encoding Ig-like domain-containing protein translates to MRWLALVLSAALLVGCAESNLIRGTATDRIPPAVTATEPANEAQNVTEARITITFSEPMATNTVQLRANPSLTLGAPTWSNGNRTVTFVPSDLRPNTPYTVTVTGRDLAGNDLQQPYTLRFTTGSILQAGAVIEGLLRGRVFAGPDERVYAVFLAYLVSLGDRAAATLTEDQRNLRETLERTAPEAVRKVREFLSQHPATVRDLAEYALWLTPDLRVGPAPQPVQGTSRTLTPASPQPARPTSSPTPTSPTSTPGPSSRSGLRGASAGPGVPAAQASPSPPSPSSAAGQARGGVVQRLSGFDAVIREL